From Permianibacter aggregans, a single genomic window includes:
- a CDS encoding excinuclease ATPase subunit, whose protein sequence is MTRYWMAMIMAVTFSSFVHARDTIVNIPLQDVLDMPEAKEQLDGSVKFILAGNAVPANAKLLETDVSNKKTNAVGKTDEFACRWAALSALKSFQEGAKRRGANAVVNMVSYYKKNETKSATTLECHAGAIMAGLALKGQYAKLP, encoded by the coding sequence ATGACACGTTACTGGATGGCCATGATCATGGCGGTGACCTTTTCTTCATTTGTCCACGCACGAGATACCATCGTTAACATCCCGCTTCAAGATGTGCTGGATATGCCAGAGGCGAAGGAGCAGTTGGATGGCTCGGTGAAATTTATCCTGGCCGGTAATGCCGTGCCAGCAAATGCCAAGTTGCTTGAAACGGATGTGTCGAATAAGAAAACCAACGCCGTAGGCAAAACCGATGAATTTGCCTGCCGTTGGGCAGCATTATCGGCGTTGAAATCGTTTCAGGAAGGAGCCAAACGCCGCGGTGCCAATGCGGTCGTCAATATGGTCAGCTATTACAAAAAGAATGAGACCAAGAGCGCCACGACATTGGAATGCCATGCCGGTGCCATCATGGCCGGTTTGGCGCTAAAAGGTCAGTACGCCAAATTACCGTGA
- a CDS encoding REP-associated tyrosine transposase: protein MHCVWTLPEGDADYCTRWRLIKSFFSRALPKVERRSVNRVKNGERGIWQQHYWEHMIRGEQDFSRHVDYVHVNPVKHGLV from the coding sequence ATGCATTGCGTCTGGACATTGCCTGAAGGGGATGCCGATTACTGCACGCGTTGGCGACTTATCAAAAGCTTTTTCTCACGCGCGTTACCGAAAGTCGAGAGGCGTTCTGTGAATCGCGTGAAAAATGGCGAACGCGGTATTTGGCAGCAGCATTACTGGGAGCATATGATTCGCGGTGAACAGGATTTCAGCCGACATGTGGATTATGTGCATGTGAATCCTGTTAAACATGGATTGGTGTGA
- a CDS encoding DUF4272 domain-containing protein, with protein sequence MISVREKTGTFLQQIGVDVPMTLPELDAELCVSRAEVDVARRMLCMSGIVALSFDLSRKPIIESWLEREKLIEYLTKEEARFLKGGYKNIAAMQWRVESLYALAWSSSLSEDYQSFAPCPDDLVSHFPSISRGESSALFISKIKIRPNQEIIEALDIFYCLHWRIRNSLLEGSKASGPLPDSAIIERRRALEWLFSDEDWEAVSLDT encoded by the coding sequence ATGATTTCCGTTAGAGAGAAAACAGGAACGTTTCTACAGCAAATTGGCGTCGATGTTCCTATGACTTTACCCGAGCTCGACGCGGAGCTTTGCGTGTCCCGAGCTGAAGTTGATGTCGCTCGTAGGATGCTGTGCATGAGCGGTATCGTTGCTTTGAGTTTTGATTTGTCTCGAAAGCCAATAATCGAGTCTTGGCTTGAACGAGAAAAACTTATTGAATATTTAACGAAGGAAGAAGCTCGGTTCCTGAAGGGGGGGTATAAAAATATTGCCGCAATGCAATGGCGCGTCGAGTCTCTATATGCACTGGCGTGGAGCTCTTCTCTGTCAGAAGACTATCAGTCATTTGCTCCATGTCCCGATGACTTGGTAAGTCATTTTCCGAGTATAAGCCGTGGAGAGTCTTCTGCATTGTTCATCTCGAAGATCAAAATTCGCCCCAACCAGGAAATTATTGAAGCGTTAGATATCTTTTACTGCCTTCATTGGAGAATTCGGAACAGCCTTTTGGAAGGTTCTAAGGCGAGCGGTCCGTTACCTGATAGCGCCATCATAGAAAGACGGCGAGCGTTAGAGTGGTTATTTTCTGATGAGGATTGGGAAGCTGTTAGTTTGGATACTTGA
- the xerC gene encoding site-specific tyrosine recombinase XerC — MALRNKKKRSGEQIKKRDIRHSALAPYLALYLDYLRTRAYSDFTLTQNDANLRRFIEWCDERALQQPTELNRPIIERYQRHLHFYRKDNGEPLSIASQIQHLQNLRGWFKFLVREHYLPYNPAADLVMPRKPKRLPSQVLTLKQVQTILQQPDVTTLTGIRDRAILEVLYATGMRRTELTQLKRHHIDSERGTIFIEQGKGHKDRYVPIGQSAIEWLTRYLLEVRPHLILTAHEDTVFLTDYGEPLTKNRLSDLVKTYVLKAGIAHGSCHLFRHAMATHMLENGADIRFIQAMLGHSELTTTAIYTHVAVQKLKAVYDASHPTQLQRSAKDDLFDDLDAESEEE; from the coding sequence ATGGCCTTACGCAACAAGAAAAAACGCAGCGGTGAGCAAATCAAAAAACGCGACATCCGCCACAGCGCATTAGCGCCTTACCTGGCGCTGTACCTGGATTACTTACGGACGCGTGCTTACAGCGACTTTACCCTGACCCAGAACGACGCCAACTTGCGGCGCTTTATCGAATGGTGTGATGAACGGGCGTTACAGCAACCGACCGAATTAAACCGGCCGATCATCGAGCGCTACCAGCGTCACTTGCACTTTTACCGTAAAGACAACGGCGAACCGTTAAGCATCGCCAGTCAAATCCAGCATCTGCAGAATCTGCGCGGTTGGTTCAAGTTTTTAGTGCGGGAACACTACCTGCCATATAACCCGGCGGCTGACTTGGTGATGCCGCGCAAACCGAAACGCTTGCCCTCGCAAGTGTTAACGCTGAAACAAGTGCAGACCATCCTGCAGCAACCGGATGTGACCACGTTAACCGGCATCCGTGACCGCGCGATACTGGAAGTGCTGTACGCGACCGGTATGCGTCGCACTGAGTTGACGCAATTAAAACGTCATCACATTGATAGCGAACGCGGCACGATATTTATTGAGCAAGGAAAAGGCCACAAAGATCGGTATGTACCGATAGGGCAGAGCGCCATTGAGTGGTTAACGCGCTACCTGCTGGAAGTGCGACCGCATCTGATCTTAACGGCGCACGAAGACACCGTGTTCCTGACTGATTACGGCGAGCCATTAACCAAGAATCGTTTATCGGACCTGGTGAAAACCTATGTGTTGAAAGCCGGTATCGCCCACGGTTCCTGTCATCTGTTCCGCCACGCGATGGCCACACACATGCTGGAGAACGGTGCTGATATCCGCTTTATCCAGGCGATGCTCGGCCACTCGGAACTGACGACCACGGCGATTTACACTCACGTTGCCGTGCAGAAGCTGAAAGCCGTTTACGATGCCTCGCATCCGACTCAGTTGCAGCGCTCAGCAAAGGATGACTTGTTCGATGACTTGGATGCAGAAAGCGAGGAAGAGTGA
- a CDS encoding ExeA family protein, producing MIKSLHGVTKEPFNRHDLALLPQQKTILDIIKIHAQQGGFSVIVGEPGVGKSVLKEHLEAQANARDTTIVSCSRTMHTYLQILLQMAESFKIEVPERQLEKELIKAAFEHIQQRKTLYILIDEAHLIEMNVLRKLRLLFEQFPKKHNLVLFGQRDLLHYLSLNVNQDIKSRITYSATIKPLNPDDLEHYIVKELEMVRMGINTFDPAAIELIVRSANGNLRLCRNLCYGSLVEAARETQKTVTITHVNAVLVQPHWRSHNELIKQQMA from the coding sequence ATGATCAAATCCCTGCACGGCGTCACTAAAGAACCGTTTAACCGCCACGATTTAGCACTGTTACCGCAACAGAAAACCATTCTGGATATCATCAAAATCCACGCCCAACAAGGCGGCTTCTCGGTTATCGTCGGCGAGCCCGGCGTCGGCAAAAGTGTATTGAAAGAGCATCTGGAAGCCCAGGCCAATGCGCGCGACACCACCATCGTTTCCTGCTCGCGGACGATGCACACTTACCTGCAAATCCTGCTGCAAATGGCCGAGTCATTCAAAATCGAGGTGCCGGAGCGGCAACTGGAAAAGGAACTGATAAAAGCCGCTTTCGAGCATATCCAGCAACGCAAAACCTTGTATATTTTGATCGACGAAGCGCACTTGATTGAGATGAACGTTCTGCGTAAACTGCGCCTATTGTTCGAACAATTTCCGAAAAAACATAATCTGGTATTGTTCGGCCAGCGCGACTTATTGCATTATCTGTCGCTGAACGTCAATCAAGACATCAAGAGCCGCATCACCTATTCAGCGACGATAAAACCGCTGAACCCTGACGATCTGGAACACTACATCGTCAAGGAGCTGGAAATGGTCAGAATGGGGATTAACACCTTCGATCCAGCGGCGATTGAATTGATCGTACGCAGCGCCAATGGCAATCTGCGGCTGTGTCGTAACCTCTGCTATGGCAGCCTCGTCGAAGCCGCGCGTGAGACGCAGAAAACCGTTACCATCACCCACGTCAATGCCGTGCTGGTGCAACCGCACTGGCGCTCGCATAACGAACTCATCAAGCAGCAAATGGCGTAA
- a CDS encoding DDE-type integrase/transposase/recombinase, which yields MITEKPKPNPPLELRLRVLSAIDYAPGDSIRERIKAVSQRAFVDHTTGHEYHFTWRTIETWRCRFKKHGLTTLDNQSRRDKNTYRKVKINELAEAITEVLPSLRFNKTGVIPKSALYRKLLQQNYFSRYQLSPTTFYRLLRENDLLNSEQTQKLRQSFAMRYANELWQADTMHGPSIKQPDGKWRKTFLIAFIDDASRVITHAEFFYADNTENMIDAFKSALFKRGKPQRLYFDNGSNYTSKEMLQACLRLDIHLSHAPVRDGAAKGKIERFFRGFRDRFLTQHLQFDSLDELNDKTHHWLENDYNNHYHSGIQMTPLDRFNLDRERLQFLTDDEATAELFFVEETRKVSKTNVFSINNQRYECPVDLREKSIQVRFDRSRRDQFIVYYNDQRIGPASLLDLHFNARQRSAYPGDNA from the coding sequence ATGATCACCGAAAAACCCAAACCCAACCCGCCGCTGGAGCTGCGTTTGCGCGTCTTGAGCGCCATTGATTACGCGCCCGGCGACAGCATTCGCGAACGCATCAAAGCGGTAAGCCAGCGCGCGTTTGTCGACCACACCACGGGCCATGAATACCACTTCACCTGGCGCACCATCGAGACCTGGCGTTGCCGCTTCAAGAAGCACGGCTTGACCACGCTGGATAACCAATCCCGCCGCGACAAGAACACCTATCGTAAAGTCAAAATCAATGAACTGGCCGAAGCCATCACCGAGGTGCTCCCCTCACTACGCTTCAATAAAACCGGGGTCATCCCCAAATCGGCGCTATACCGGAAACTGCTGCAGCAGAACTATTTCAGCCGCTACCAGTTGTCGCCAACGACGTTTTACCGGCTGCTGCGCGAGAACGATTTGCTCAATAGCGAACAGACGCAAAAACTCCGGCAATCGTTTGCGATGCGCTATGCCAATGAGCTCTGGCAAGCGGATACGATGCACGGCCCCAGCATCAAACAGCCGGACGGTAAATGGCGCAAAACCTTCCTGATCGCCTTTATCGACGACGCCAGCCGCGTCATCACCCATGCCGAGTTCTTCTACGCCGACAATACCGAGAACATGATCGACGCGTTCAAAAGCGCACTGTTCAAGCGCGGCAAACCACAACGGCTTTACTTCGACAACGGCTCCAATTACACCTCCAAGGAAATGCTTCAAGCCTGCCTGCGTCTCGACATTCATCTGTCACATGCGCCAGTCCGCGATGGCGCCGCCAAAGGCAAGATAGAAAGATTCTTCAGAGGATTCCGTGACCGTTTCCTGACTCAGCATCTGCAGTTTGACTCGCTCGATGAACTCAACGATAAAACCCACCACTGGCTCGAGAACGACTACAACAACCACTACCATTCCGGCATTCAGATGACCCCGTTGGACCGTTTCAATCTGGACCGCGAGCGCTTGCAGTTTCTGACCGACGACGAAGCCACCGCCGAGCTGTTCTTTGTCGAGGAAACCCGCAAGGTCAGCAAAACCAATGTCTTCTCGATCAACAATCAGCGCTATGAATGCCCAGTCGACCTACGTGAAAAAAGCATACAGGTACGTTTTGATCGCAGCCGGCGCGACCAGTTCATCGTCTACTACAACGACCAACGCATCGGGCCGGCGAGCTTGCTGGATCTGCACTTCAATGCGCGGCAGCGCAGCGCCTATCCGGGAGACAACGCATGA
- a CDS encoding ATP-binding protein — protein sequence MDSAPAYRPPVPLFLPALTAVLALTVLFVFGVREQQQLTGSSVERIVGQREQIAQIVAEAIEADLRAAESSVRRFAHDLSVNLEAPVEVPDAVFEQHFQALPDGSVRSRRDRFDPNTEAGVWIPRYVSLDSRLREFFVRAKTITELYGRGAHGQVFVDTWILPAVSGIVIHWPEEPEFVFQATADFDYRDTEWMTGAMPEQNPHRHVFWTKLAYDPVPKVWMLSAVAPLYWRGEWFGSVGHDVPLAKVLARTDLLRQQPGSQFVLITADDVVAASDVHADAIQASGGVLKVSELPNPLWQQAIAQARMDAPNATHTRLVLADHVAFVSRIREQNWLLVNLMPLQPITERIEHSFLNLRNIAVGTLLLELLIATGVLAWSHRLSQQYFANLNQMQQKLAVSEAHYRTLVANIPGMVYRCSNDADWTMSFVSTAAIELTGYPAEDFIGNQVRSYASVIYPADREQVDSSVQQALARKQPFVLEYRIVHRDGEIRWVLEHGRAVTVDNEVQALEGVILDISPLKQAEAKLHELNFSLEEQVNMRTTELRMAIKDLETFNYAVSHDLRAPLRHCTSYLSMIKDELAGHESADLQEWIKRCEQAVLRMNEMIGGMLALAQLGREALKPSKVDLSALVQELISELPDSVRSTISFDIGPLPVVQADHVLLRQVFHNVLDNAVKYSTGKERPVIHIHERSSESQNSEYVIEIRDNGIGFDANYSDKLFLLFHRLHRSSDFPGTGVGLALSAKILSLHGGRIWAQSELGKGASFFVALPRVAKARHKDEQKSSPATNDQ from the coding sequence ATGGATAGTGCTCCCGCTTACCGACCACCGGTACCACTATTTCTACCGGCTCTGACCGCTGTGTTGGCGCTGACGGTGTTGTTTGTGTTTGGAGTCCGTGAGCAGCAGCAGTTGACGGGGAGCAGCGTCGAGCGGATTGTCGGTCAACGGGAGCAGATTGCGCAGATTGTTGCCGAGGCAATTGAAGCGGATTTGCGGGCCGCGGAATCGTCGGTGCGCCGGTTCGCCCATGATTTATCGGTCAATCTTGAGGCGCCGGTCGAGGTGCCTGATGCGGTGTTTGAACAGCACTTTCAGGCGCTGCCGGATGGCTCGGTGCGCAGCCGGCGTGACCGGTTCGACCCGAATACCGAAGCCGGTGTCTGGATTCCCCGTTATGTCAGCCTCGATTCGCGGCTGCGCGAGTTTTTTGTGCGCGCGAAAACGATTACCGAGTTGTACGGTCGTGGTGCGCATGGCCAGGTGTTTGTCGATACCTGGATCTTGCCGGCCGTCAGCGGCATTGTGATCCATTGGCCGGAAGAGCCGGAGTTTGTGTTTCAAGCGACGGCGGATTTTGATTACCGCGATACCGAGTGGATGACCGGCGCGATGCCGGAGCAGAACCCGCATCGTCATGTGTTTTGGACCAAGCTCGCTTACGACCCGGTGCCGAAAGTGTGGATGCTGTCGGCGGTGGCGCCGCTGTACTGGCGTGGCGAATGGTTTGGTTCGGTCGGGCATGATGTGCCGCTGGCCAAAGTGTTGGCGCGCACGGATTTATTGCGTCAGCAACCCGGCAGTCAATTTGTCCTGATCACCGCCGATGATGTTGTGGCCGCGTCCGATGTGCATGCCGACGCGATCCAAGCCAGTGGCGGGGTGTTGAAGGTCAGCGAACTGCCGAACCCGCTCTGGCAACAGGCGATTGCTCAAGCGCGCATGGATGCGCCGAATGCCACGCACACGCGCTTGGTGCTAGCGGATCATGTCGCATTCGTTTCGCGCATTCGTGAACAGAATTGGTTGCTGGTGAATTTGATGCCATTGCAGCCGATCACCGAACGCATCGAGCATTCTTTTTTGAACTTGCGCAATATCGCCGTTGGCACCTTGCTGTTGGAGCTATTGATTGCCACAGGCGTGTTGGCCTGGAGCCACCGACTCAGCCAGCAGTATTTCGCCAATCTCAATCAAATGCAGCAAAAACTCGCGGTCAGTGAAGCGCATTACCGCACGCTGGTCGCCAATATTCCCGGCATGGTTTATCGCTGTAGTAATGATGCCGATTGGACCATGTCGTTTGTCAGCACCGCAGCCATCGAACTGACTGGTTATCCGGCCGAAGATTTTATCGGTAATCAGGTGCGCAGTTATGCCAGCGTGATTTATCCGGCCGACCGAGAACAGGTTGACTCCAGTGTGCAGCAGGCATTGGCCCGCAAACAGCCGTTTGTGCTCGAGTATCGCATCGTGCATCGCGATGGTGAGATCCGTTGGGTGCTGGAGCACGGCAGAGCGGTCACGGTCGACAATGAAGTGCAAGCCCTGGAAGGGGTGATTCTCGATATCTCGCCGCTGAAGCAAGCCGAAGCAAAACTGCATGAACTGAACTTTTCATTGGAAGAGCAAGTCAATATGCGCACGACCGAACTGCGCATGGCGATCAAAGATCTGGAAACCTTCAACTACGCGGTGTCGCATGATTTACGTGCGCCGCTACGCCATTGCACAAGTTATCTGTCCATGATCAAGGATGAGCTGGCCGGACACGAATCGGCCGATTTGCAAGAGTGGATCAAGCGTTGTGAACAAGCCGTACTGCGTATGAACGAAATGATCGGCGGCATGCTGGCACTGGCGCAATTGGGGCGCGAGGCGCTGAAACCCAGTAAAGTCGATCTTTCCGCCTTGGTGCAGGAGTTGATCAGCGAGTTACCCGATTCTGTCCGCAGTACGATTAGCTTCGACATTGGCCCGTTGCCGGTCGTGCAGGCCGACCATGTGTTACTGCGGCAGGTGTTTCACAATGTGCTGGATAATGCCGTCAAATACTCAACCGGCAAAGAGCGACCGGTGATTCACATTCATGAGCGCTCATCGGAGAGCCAAAATAGCGAATACGTCATTGAAATTCGCGACAACGGCATCGGCTTTGATGCCAATTATTCCGACAAGTTATTTTTGCTGTTTCATCGTCTGCATCGCTCTAGCGATTTTCCCGGTACCGGTGTTGGCTTGGCTTTGTCCGCGAAAATTCTTTCGCTGCATGGTGGTCGCATCTGGGCACAATCGGAACTTGGCAAAGGAGCATCGTTCTTCGTCGCACTGCCGCGCGTAGCCAAAGCACGCCATAAAGACGAACAAAAATCCTCACCGGCGACCAATGACCAATAA
- a CDS encoding RHS repeat-associated core domain-containing protein, which produces MTAYALPAKTTTVRAHPRARRSSRGRALSGCWLWEKSPRGRNCTSGRIEYNYFRNYDSITGRYIESDPIGLEAGVNTYVYVEADPLNAFDDFGLNTARPPSVRPRSNRGGTRGNRGDRTNPHVPALEPAYPTYPIRYSTEVPGQCGMCMDIFFVARPSGLSRSNHRNSANRQFWNYIQSGQAPSNIGGHTLGQIAGQMSTGRGLRNPQGFEWHHPINRPNELWLIRQCDHRDPLLQPLLHPLPGRSGGFSQNF; this is translated from the coding sequence ATGACTGCTTACGCTCTACCAGCAAAAACCACGACCGTGCGCGCGCACCCGCGCGCGAGGCGAAGTTCGCGTGGGCGTGCGCTAAGTGGTTGTTGGCTCTGGGAAAAATCCCCTCGTGGCCGAAACTGCACGTCGGGGCGAATAGAATACAACTACTTTAGAAATTATGATTCAATCACTGGCAGATACATTGAATCGGATCCGATTGGACTGGAAGCAGGTGTAAATACATATGTTTATGTTGAGGCTGATCCACTCAATGCTTTTGACGATTTTGGTTTAAATACAGCGAGACCTCCAAGTGTTCGTCCGCGCTCCAATAGAGGAGGAACTAGAGGGAATCGCGGGGATCGAACAAATCCACACGTCCCAGCATTGGAGCCAGCATATCCAACCTACCCAATTAGGTACTCAACGGAAGTGCCAGGGCAGTGTGGTATGTGCATGGATATTTTCTTTGTTGCGAGACCAAGTGGGCTTTCACGTTCAAATCATAGAAATTCCGCAAATAGGCAGTTTTGGAATTACATCCAAAGTGGACAAGCTCCATCAAACATCGGCGGACACACTTTGGGACAAATTGCAGGGCAAATGTCTACAGGGCGAGGTCTTAGAAATCCACAAGGATTTGAATGGCACCATCCAATCAATAGGCCAAATGAGTTGTGGCTGATTCGACAGTGCGACCATAGAGATCCTCTCCTTCAGCCTCTGTTACATCCGTTGCCGGGTCGTAGTGGCGGATTTTCACAAAACTTCTGA